The genomic segment CTGCCGCTCCTCATCGGGATCGCGCTCGTTCTGGCTCTGCTGATCAAGACCTTCCTGGTCCAGGCGTTCTCGATTCCCTCGGACTCCATGCAGGACACGCTCCAGCGCGGCGACCGGGTGCTGGTGGACAAGCTGACCCCGTGGTTCGGCTCCGAGCCGGAGCGCGGCGAGGTCGTCGTCTTCCACGACCCCGGCGGCTGGCTGGAAGGCACCACCACGCCCGACCCGAACATCGCGCAGAAGTTCCTCAGCTTCATCGGGCTCATGCCCTCCGCCGAGGAGAAGGACCTGATCAAGCGGGTCATCGCGGTGGGCGGCGACACCGTGGAGTGCAAGCTGAACGGCCCCGTCACGGTCAACGGGAAGGCGCTGGACGAGAAGTCGTTCATCTACCCCGGCAACACCCCCTGCGACGACAAGCCGTTCGGCCCGATCAAGGTTCCGAAGGGCCGGATCTGGGTCATGGGAGACCACCGCCAGAACTCCCTGGACTCCCGCTACCACCAGAGCCTCCCGGGCCAGGGCACCGTCTCCGTGGACGACGTCGTGGGCCGTGCCGTACTCGTGGCCTGGCCCGTCAACCGCTGGGCGACCCTGCCCGTGCCCAGCACCTTCGACCAGTCCGGCCTGAACGCCGCGGCGGCGGCCGCTCCGGCCGCACTCGGTGTGGCGGGAGCACTGCCCCTGGTCTTCTGGCGTCGCAGGAGGCTGACCCGGGAGCGTACCGACGGGTAGTGTGCCGACTCGGATCAGCGATTGTCGATCTCCGATGGGGGACGCTGGGATGAGTGGTGCAGGACGTACGGGAGACGGCCGCGGCCGGCTCGGCAACCTGTTGTCGGGCCTGGTCGTGGCCGTCGGCTGTGTGCTCTTCCTCGGCGGGTTCGCCTGGGCCGCGCTGGTGTACCGGCCGTACACCGTGCCGACCGGGTCGATGTCCCCGACCGTGGAGACCGGGTCCAAGGTGCTCGCGCAGCGGATCACGGGCGACGAGGTGCGGCGCGGCGACGTCGTGGTCTTCACCGA from the Streptomyces sp. NBC_01335 genome contains:
- the lepB gene encoding signal peptidase I; translation: MAVGARSGHDEPEDRPGRTGDPSEAAADRTGDDDAPDGAASGPKQRSFWKELPLLIGIALVLALLIKTFLVQAFSIPSDSMQDTLQRGDRVLVDKLTPWFGSEPERGEVVVFHDPGGWLEGTTTPDPNIAQKFLSFIGLMPSAEEKDLIKRVIAVGGDTVECKLNGPVTVNGKALDEKSFIYPGNTPCDDKPFGPIKVPKGRIWVMGDHRQNSLDSRYHQSLPGQGTVSVDDVVGRAVLVAWPVNRWATLPVPSTFDQSGLNAAAAAAPAALGVAGALPLVFWRRRRLTRERTDG